One Thermicanus aegyptius DSM 12793 DNA segment encodes these proteins:
- the hfq gene encoding RNA chaperone Hfq, whose protein sequence is MKQTVNIQDTFLNQVRKENIPVTIYLVNGFQLRGLIKGFDNFTVVLDSEGKQQLVYKHAISTFTPLRNVNLNVNTESNNG, encoded by the coding sequence ATGAAACAGACGGTCAACATTCAAGATACCTTTCTTAATCAGGTGAGAAAAGAAAATATCCCGGTTACCATTTACCTGGTCAACGGCTTTCAATTGCGGGGATTGATCAAAGGGTTCGATAACTTCACCGTCGTATTGGATTCGGAGGGGAAACAACAGCTGGTCTATAAGCATGCCATCTCTACGTTTACCCCCCTTCGTAACGTCAATTTAAACGTCAACACCGAAAGCAATAACGGGTAG